One genomic segment of Carassius auratus strain Wakin chromosome 29, ASM336829v1, whole genome shotgun sequence includes these proteins:
- the LOC113047913 gene encoding transmembrane protein 181-like has product MKIFFLLLVSVYVLYLLFLVLRACSELKNTPYTDLRLKFLTALTLLVLLISLLILYLRFGSKALQDNFVSELSTHYQNSAEFLSFYGLLNFYLYTLAFVYSPSRSALYDSQLKDNPAFSMLNDSDDEVIYGSDYEEMPLQNGRAIKASARHQDESESD; this is encoded by the exons ATGAAGATCTTCTTCCTGCTGCTGGTGTCTGTGTATGTGCTGTATCTGCTGTTCCTGGTGCTGCGCGCCTGCTCCGAGCTCAAGAACACACCCTacacag ACCTGCGTCTGAAGTTCCTGACGGCGCTGACACTGCTGGTGCTGCTGATCag TCTGCTCATCCTGTACCTGAGGTTCGGATCTAAAGCTCTGCAGGATAACTTCGTCTCTGAACTCTCCACTCACTACCAGAACT CAGCTGAGTTCCTGTCCTTCTACGGTCTGCTGAACTTCTATCTCTACACGCTAGCGTTCGTCTACTCGCCCTCCAGGAGCGCTCTGTACG actCGCAGCTGAAGGACAATCCTGCCTTCTCCATGCTCAACGACTCAGATGATGAGGTGATTTACGG GAGTGATTATGAGGAGATGCCTCTTCAGAACGGCCGCGCCATCAAAGCCAGCGCCAGACACCAGGATGAGAGCGAGAGCGACTGA